The Candidatus Defluviibacterium haderslevense sequence TTTTAATTCATAATCAATAATTATTCAAATGAAAATACAGGATATATATAAACAATTGACTAAACTTCCACTAGAAGATGTATATTCTACAAATTTTGCGAACAAAATCATTACAAGCGAACTCCTTAATTTAAAAATGCAATCATTTCAGCTTTATTATTCCGACTGTAATGAATTTAATAAAAGAAAGATAAAAGATTTTACAGAAACTATTGAAGATATAATTGAAAATGAGAATTTAAAAGTTTTTCCATCTTACTTAGAAATTTATTTAGATAAGCTATACAGGCCAAATGGTTTAAAAAATTACGGATATAATTCTGTACTTCAATTGATAATTTCTAGTGAACTAGAAATTAATCAAAATCGCTATGAGTTGGTCAGTAAATTTGAAGAAAAATTAATACAAAAACCTTGGTTAACTTCAAATGATAAAAAACTGTGGACCGACTTTAAAGAGAAAAGAAATAGAGTACTTATAATTGAAGAATATATCTATTCACTTGAACAAGATTTACGAAATGACTTTTCAATAAATAGCTATGATCCTTTAGAAGAATCCAAATACCTTGAAATTCATACAAAGCACATAAATGCATTAAAATTAGAAATTGCAGAGATTAATTTGTTTGAAAACAGTAAAGATAAGATACCATATTTAGAAATGTTAATTGCATACTTCTTTGAATTGTCAAAAATACCTGTAAACTATTGGAATAGATCTAATGAAAAATTATCAGGAAAAGTTTAGAAAAATTCAACAAACATTTAAATTGAATTTACTACATCAATTCGGCATAATTGAATTTTTAAAGCAAGTTTGGACAAAAATAATGTTTCTATGGGATTGGAATTTCTACTTGAAAAACTAATAAATGAACCTCATGGTTCAATACAACCAAGATTATCGTCCAAACAAGACCCTAAACTTAGGACTAAATCTGCTGATAAAAAATTACAAGAATTCTTAGATAATTTTAAATTGGAAATAGACAAAATCAAATTGCCATAACAATTAATTTTCAATCTTAGGGAATCCTCATGTTTTCCCTACTCACATTCGCCATAAATTTGATTCAAATATTAAATTATGGAAATTACTCTAATAACGAATGATCAACTCCAGTATCTGATTAATGAAGTAGTTAAGAGGCTTGAAACTATTATAGTTGATTCCAAAAGGAACGACGGTACCACTAAAGAATGGTTAAGTGCAAAAGAGGTCTGCTCGATTTTGCAAATTAGCAACACAACTCTGCAATGCATGGTCCAATCAAGGAATATTAAAAAATATAAGATTAATAGACGTATCATGTTTAAAAATGATCAGATTGATAGTTCAATGATAAGGATTGTCTCTAAAAGATTGCAACAAAAATGAATCAAGGGTCTATTATTAATATATTAAAATTTTAAACAGTGCATTTTACAAAATTCAAAGCAGTATAAAATTAGGAATAGAATATTATGAAAAAATGCAAATACTCGTTATCATAATTACGAATAGTTCTGAGGGCAAAATTTATTTCTAGTTATAAATTATTAAAATAGATTTTTATTGTGCTCAATTTTTAACTTATTGAATCTACCAAAATTAAAGGGTCCACCAACTGTCTCAATGTAAAAGTTTCCATTTCTAGATCCTTTGGGTTTCTTCAATTTTGAGTAATTTGTCATCCGTAACTATATCTTCAGATGTTGAATTCAAATGCATACTCCAAGTTTTACCTTCCTTAATTTCATCCGTTCCTATAAATTATATTAATTACTATAATGAAGAAAAACCTATATAGTTGTTTACTTAATATCCTTTACAATTTTTTTACCACTCACCATTTCCTGAATCCATAATTTTGCAACATAAGTTAACGGTGCATTTATCCACCTAGTAACGGTGATCTGTGCATTTTGTATATTTTTAGTGATATCAACACCTTCGGAATTATCTATAATGCCATACTTATTACCAAACACGCTAAACAACATTCCCATTTGGCTGCTATGTCGATGCCATTTGATGACGGCAATATCTTCTGGAATACTTTGTGCTGCATTAGCAGTGTTCCATTTCAAAGTAGTTTCCAAATTAGTGTTGACAAATATCACATACTGATCATAACCAACTTCCTTTAATTGTGTATAATGTTTCTTGATTGTTGATATATCAGAGGCAGTCCCAGATATTATTAAACCCATTCTGCCTTCAATATATCTATCCAAAGATCTACAGGTGATATCCTTTACCTTTTTACTGACTGGACCTATAATGCCAACTGCATCGTTGATATGTGCTAAATTCAATGTGTCTGTTATCTTTTTAACACATCAATAAAAGCTGCATCAGTTTCCACTAATTTTAGCCCATATGAAGTTAATGCCAGTTTGTCAATCATATATGATTTACTTGCTTCTGATCCACCGACTATAAATATGGCTTTAAATATATTTGGATCATACTGACGGCGGCAAATACTTCATGAATTAATTCATTCAGTTTCATTATCATTATTTAATTTTGGAAATATATATTTAAGATTATCAGATATTTGCAATTTATCAACGAATTGAGTTTTAAGTTGAAGTATTTCATCGTAGTAATTAATTTTTTTCTGAGTCCAGTGAGACCATAAAGCCATATTAAAAGATGGTTTATATTTCGTTTTATATATTGAAGTTCATCTTCCAGTTCTTGGATTTTTAATAAAAGTAACTTTCTGTATTATTATTTATGAGATCAACAAATTGATTATATCGAAATTTCATATCATCTAAATTATCTTTATGAGATTTTATAGCCATTTTAAAATAATCACTTTGTTCATTAACATGATCCAATTTATGTTGCAGGACAATCATATCCCATACAAATTCAAAATGGGTTCCATTCTTTAAAATACTCATTTTAGCTATTTAAAACATTGATATTAAAATTAGATCGTCTTTATTCATAGGAAACTT is a genomic window containing:
- a CDS encoding helix-turn-helix domain-containing protein gives rise to the protein MEITLITNDQLQYLINEVVKRLETIIVDSKRNDGTTKEWLSAKEVCSILQISNTTLQCMVQSRNIKKYKINRRIMFKNDQIDSSMIRIVSKRLQQK